The nucleotide sequence AAATGGATTAAAAAACCAATTTGAGTCACatcttaaaattttaatgtataaattgagtcaattaaaaattaaagaatcAAATTTAGTTAGAAGACAAATTTTAAAGACTATTTTAAATATAAACTcgattttttttatacaaatagtataaataaagagtttaatatattttaaagtatgtTAGCTGTGTATAATCTTTAGAGAAGTGCTAGGGGAccaacaacttttgtgatttgtagtcatcaaatagccatcaatgataatTTTAGTAGTGTGAGATTTGTGTGAAATTTTATCCAATAACTCACTTTTCTTTACTGGTTACATACtagccaaaatttaataaaattactgATCTCCTAGACTTTTTCTAATCTTTATATTGCAAAGAAGAAATACGCTAATCTGGAGTAAGAAAATCTTCAACTCAGTATTCTGATCCTGTAAATTTATGTTCACATTATCACATAGGTGATCCTAAACCGATCTCCATAACGAATAATATAACAAGAAATGCTTAAGCATGACTGCATTAGCCACCATATCTTATCGAAAACCCCGGGTTCAAATACATTGCAACATCAGCATGTGCCTTTCATTCTATGGTTGACTATTTCCTATTATTCAATTCTTTTATTCtttcatttatatttataatataatataatatatagtcATCTGACCAAGAAGAAAGATGTGCATCGCAGGATGAGTAGATATGCTCTCTTATGAGGTTCCAATAGTGAGTACTATATGAAATGTGTCTACACTTACACTTGTTCGCTAAAATGCACATCCTATTTATTAATACTAAATACAATTTTGACATAACAAAAGAAATTATACATGTTAGAATACATATATACAATGGGAGCCACTTATATAAAGAcgtgtaaaatatatttttttaaaatatttttttaataatttaaatttaatcNNNNNNNNNNNNNNNNNNNNNNNNNNNNNNNNNNNNNNNNNNNNNNNNNNNNNNNNNNNNNNNNNNNNNNNNNNNNNNNNNNNNNNNNNNNNNNNNNNNNNNNNNNNNNNNNNNNNNNNNNNNNNNNNNNNNNNNNNNNNNNNNNNNNNNNNNNNNNNNNNNNNNNNNNNNNNNNNNNNNNNNNNNNNNNNNNNNNNNNNNNNNNNNNNNNNNNNNNNNNNNNNNNNNNNNNNNNNNNNNNNNNNNNNNNNNNNNNNNNNNNNNNNNNNNNNNNNNNNNNNNNNNNNNNNNNNNNNNNNNNNNNNNNNNNNNNNNNNNNNNNNNNNNNNNNNNNNNNNNNNNNNNNNNNNNNNNNNNNNNNNNNNNNNNNNNNNNNNNNNNNNNNNNNNNNNNNNNNNNNNNNNNNNNNNNNNNNNNNNNNNNNNNNNNNNNNNNNNNNNNNNNNNNNNNNNNNNNNNNNNNNNNNNNNNNNNNNNNNNNNNNNNNNNNNNNNNNNNNNNNNNNNNNNNNNNNNNNNNNNNNNNNNNNNNNNNNNNNNNNNNNNNNNNNNNNNNNNNNNNNNNNNNNNNNNNNNNNNNNNNNNNNNNNNNNNNNNNNNNNNNNNNNNNNNNNNNNNNNNNNNNNNNNNNNNNNNNNNNNNNNNNNNNNNNNNNNNNNNNNNNNNNNNNNNNNNNNNNNNNNNNATAagattagaatttaggattttcaaaattaatatatataataagagtattttattcatttttttataataagagtattatagtcattttctatataaaaaaatattaatttagatcggTTCAAGATTTGATTTATCGATTTTTCAATTAATTCGGTTTGTTtggtctaattttgacaaaaataacataatttgatcgattatatatgttaaattttaattattaaaaaatgtcTTTAAAAAAGACTTTTTAAACGTTTGTATGTGAGTGGCTTCCCTATAAAATTCATAAATTTTTGCTTTTTTTAATATTGAGcttagatttaatttttttaaacagtATTTCTAAAGCATTATAATACTCTAACGACCATATTTCCTCATTGATAACTGTACTAATGTTTTTAGATGGACTAATGCTTATGTTTATTCTTATTCGATTGTATTGTAAATCTCAGTTTTTGGGTATGCAGTGTGCACGAagcataaaataatattatttgtatattaaaaataaattagtcaACAAATTAAATTAAGGAGCAAGTATCTAATTAATTaaccaatgagttataactcaaatggcatagtctctctatACTTAATTAAAAGGTTGCGGATTTGAATCtcctatttttagtaaaaaaaaaaaatgtctaATTAATTAACGaccacaaataaataaataaataaaagtctctATAGTTTAGGTGAGTATGTAGTTTGAAACCGAGGGCATGGAATAGGATTGGTGGTAGTAGTAACCGAGTAACTTTTTAAGAATTTGTCAAAGGTTTTGTATTTGTTTAGGTTTATGTCAAACCCCAACAGCCAGTCAACATTTAGTTTCTATATCTGACCCCTGCCTCTCATTTTCACATTCATTATATATAATTTGGGACACTACCTAAGTTTCATTCATCCAATGCAActcacaaattaaattaaatcctTGTGTTATATGGCTTCTTTACAGGTTTCATCTTtgatttcttcatcttcttcacaaAAACAAGCAATGTTACAAGCCAAAGCCGCTATCCATGTCCCTAACTTCCCCAGAGCTCCAAAACTACCATCGTTACCAACCACCAATACTCTCTTTCAGGAACTCAACAATGGCTTCACTCACTCATCATCAATTTTACCAGTACTGCAAGATAACAATGATTCAAGCAACAATGTTAACTGCACTTGTTCATCAAAATCAAAAGCTACCATGCATCAGCTTTATGCGATTCTAGAAGCAGTGTCGGACAGAGTGGAAATGCATCACAACGTGGGGGAGCAGCGTAACAACTGGAACACCCTCCTTCTCAACTCCATAAACATGATCACTCTCACCGCCACCGCCATGTGCGGCATGGCAGCCGCAAGTGGCGCGGCGGCCGGTGCTCCAGTTTTGGCTCTGAAACTATCCTCTGCGCTTCTGTTTTCTGCAGCCACGGGAATGGTGGTCATCATGAACAAGATCCAGCCGTCACAGCTTGCAGAGGAGCAACGCAATGCCACGAGGCTGTTCAAACAGCTTGAGGCCGAAATCGAAACCATAATCGCTCTTGGAAATCCCAGCAAGGAAGACGTGAAGCGTTCAATGAAGAAGGTGTTGGCACTTGACAAAGCTTACCCTCTTCCCTTGCTTGGAGCCATGCTTGAAAAGTTCCCTCAGAAATTCGAACCCGCTGTTTGGTGGCCTTCTTCAAAGAGAAGAACCATCCGATTCAACGAAAAAAAGGGAGAGATTAGTAATAATGGATGGGATAAGGGTCTGGAAATGGAAATGAGAGAGGTGGTTGAAGTGATGAAGAAGAAGGACGTGGAGGACTATGAGAGGTTAGGgaatttggtgttgaaaatcAACAAGACTCTCGCCATTGCAGGTCCTTTACTCACTGGAATTGCGGCGGTTGGGTCTTGTTTCGTGAGGCAAGGTTCATGGGCAAGCGTTGTTCCTCTCGTGGCGGGGGCATTGGCCACGGCGGTGAATGCATTCGAGCATGGTGGACAGGTTGGGATGGTGGCTGAGATGTATAGGAGCACGGCAGGGTTCTTCAGGAAGACACAAGATTGGATCCAAGAAACCATTGAAGAAGAGATTGAGGAAAGAGAGGATGGGGAGTTGTTTGAGATGAAGCTGGCTTTGAAATTGGGAAGGAGTTTGTCACAGTTGAGAGATCTTGCTGCAAAATCGGCTTATTCTCGTATAGAGGGAACTCCCATTGATGAATTTGCTAGCAAGATCTTCTAATTACATTATTATTAGGCAAATTAACTATATCttgattaattattttttgtatataCATAGTAATCCTAACTTGGAAATGGAAAGTGTTAGTACTTTTGGGATATTCTTTGCAATGCGTGCTGTTatcataataattttaata is from Arachis ipaensis cultivar K30076 chromosome B01, Araip1.1, whole genome shotgun sequence and encodes:
- the LOC107619642 gene encoding probable F-box protein At4g22030, which produces MASLQVSSLISSSSSQKQAMLQAKAAIHVPNFPRAPKLPSLPTTNTLFQELNNGFTHSSSILPVLQDNNDSSNNVNCTCSSKSKATMHQLYAILEAVSDRVEMHHNVGEQRNNWNTLLLNSINMITLTATAMCGMAAASGAAAGAPVLALKLSSALLFSAATGMVVIMNKIQPSQLAEEQRNATRLFKQLEAEIETIIALGNPSKEDVKRSMKKVLALDKAYPLPLLGAMLEKFPQKFEPAVWWPSSKRRTIRFNEKKGEISNNGWDKGLEMEMREVVEVMKKKDVEDYERLGNLVLKINKTLAIAGPLLTGIAAVGSCFVRQGSWASVVPLVAGALATAVNAFEHGGQVGMVAEMYRSTAGFFRKTQDWIQETIEEEIEEREDGELFEMKLALKLGRSLSQLRDLAAKSAYSRIEGTPIDEFASKIF